One window of Candidatus Aminicenantes bacterium genomic DNA carries:
- a CDS encoding orotidine-5'-phosphate decarboxylase gives MLKSDCIITALDVDTHEQARRLLAVLETARIFKVGLQAWLRMGPVLTDLLRQNRKELFLDLKFKDIPNTVAAAVQAVLPLTPRFLTIHLSGGGNMIRAAAQAAAGSTTVILGVTVLTSLSNEDLAQTGAGITVQDTVLRLCELGLENNVSAVVCSPREIAPLRRRFGRDLTLVTPGIRPADADSGDQKRIMTPEEAVAAGADYLVIGRPITRAQDPGLAFRRIQVAITPRRPHAFKPKQTSEPNDKSGQ, from the coding sequence ATCTTGAAAAGCGACTGCATCATCACCGCCTTGGACGTGGATACTCACGAACAAGCCCGCAGGCTGCTGGCCGTCCTGGAAACCGCGCGGATTTTCAAGGTGGGCCTGCAGGCGTGGCTGCGCATGGGGCCGGTTTTGACCGACCTGTTGCGTCAAAACCGCAAAGAGTTGTTTCTCGACCTGAAATTCAAGGATATTCCCAATACCGTGGCCGCGGCCGTGCAGGCGGTGTTGCCCCTGACGCCGCGTTTCCTGACCATCCACCTGAGCGGCGGCGGCAATATGATCCGGGCCGCGGCGCAAGCGGCCGCGGGTTCAACCACGGTGATCCTCGGGGTTACGGTGCTGACTTCCCTGTCGAACGAGGATCTGGCGCAAACGGGCGCCGGGATAACGGTTCAAGACACTGTATTGCGTCTGTGTGAACTCGGCCTGGAAAACAACGTGTCCGCGGTAGTCTGCTCTCCCCGCGAGATCGCGCCGCTACGCCGGCGCTTCGGACGTGACCTGACCCTGGTGACTCCGGGAATCCGGCCCGCCGACGCGGATTCAGGGGATCAGAAGCGGATCATGACCCCGGAGGAGGCCGTGGCCGCCGGCGCGGACTACCTGGTCATCGGCAGACCCATTACCCGGGCCCAGGATCCCGGCCTGGCTTTTCGCCGCATCCAGGTCGCGATTACGCCCAGGCGCCCGCATGCGTTCAAACCGAAACAGACATCGGAACCGAACGATAAATCCGGTCAATGA
- the aspS gene encoding aspartate--tRNA ligase, translated as MDESTKITGREWFCGDLTGSLKERELTLYGWVRTKREMGGVTFVDLRDRSGIVQVVFDESFVDRDLVRRLGREWVLAVTGLVRLRQNPNPRIPTGEVELLARKVGVLAESRVPPFFPDEKTEASNELRFQYRYLDLRRKIHQERFRLRSRVTLAIRNYLDEQGFLEIETPILTKATPEGARDYLVPSRIYKGRMFALPQSPQLFKQLLMVAGFERYFQMARCFRDEDLRADRQPEFTQVDVEMSFMEPEGLFSLVETMMERVFSLIDKPLSLPFPRLTWAEAMDRYGSDKPDLRIPLEIRDFTSPAGTLGSGILDNIIAEGGTVRGLILPQAETFSRKFLDGVQAFVRERGGQGVIWLKPGPEGFKASIKVESNRIETFFDQQQIPENHIVFLLGGKRDEVLSLLGNLRNHLGAGMADPEQQSFLWVTDFPLFFHNEEENRLDSHHHPFTAPRESDIPRLKSEPLSVLSVAYDLVLNGVEIGGGSRRIHDAGLQREVLHLLGLSDKEIEEKFGFFVNALQYGAPPHLGIALGLDRILMLMTGAASIRDLIAFPKTTSSLCLLTGSPSTVPDKLLHDLGLRLDKSRA; from the coding sequence ATGGATGAATCAACGAAAATAACAGGGCGGGAGTGGTTCTGCGGGGATCTTACGGGCTCTTTAAAGGAACGTGAGTTAACCCTTTACGGCTGGGTACGCACCAAGCGCGAGATGGGAGGCGTTACTTTCGTTGACCTGCGCGACCGCAGCGGCATTGTCCAGGTGGTGTTCGATGAATCTTTCGTGGACCGGGACCTTGTGCGGCGCCTGGGTCGTGAATGGGTGCTGGCCGTAACCGGCCTGGTGAGGCTGCGCCAGAACCCCAATCCCCGCATTCCCACCGGTGAAGTGGAACTGCTCGCGCGAAAAGTGGGTGTGCTGGCTGAATCCCGGGTACCGCCCTTCTTTCCGGATGAAAAGACCGAGGCCTCCAACGAGCTCCGGTTTCAATACCGCTACCTGGACCTGCGCCGAAAAATCCACCAGGAACGGTTCCGTTTGCGCAGCCGCGTCACCCTGGCCATTCGCAACTACCTTGACGAGCAGGGTTTTCTCGAAATCGAAACACCCATATTGACCAAGGCCACACCCGAAGGCGCGCGGGACTACCTGGTCCCGTCACGCATTTACAAGGGCAGAATGTTCGCCCTACCCCAATCCCCCCAGTTATTCAAACAATTGCTCATGGTGGCGGGATTTGAACGCTATTTCCAAATGGCACGCTGTTTCCGCGACGAGGATTTGCGGGCGGACCGCCAACCCGAGTTCACCCAGGTAGACGTGGAGATGAGTTTCATGGAGCCGGAGGGCCTCTTCAGCCTGGTTGAAACCATGATGGAGCGGGTTTTTTCCCTGATCGACAAACCCCTGTCACTACCTTTTCCCCGCCTCACCTGGGCCGAAGCCATGGACCGCTACGGCAGCGATAAACCCGACCTGCGCATTCCCCTGGAAATCCGCGATTTCACTTCGCCGGCCGGCACACTCGGATCAGGCATACTGGATAACATCATCGCCGAAGGGGGAACCGTCAGGGGATTGATCCTGCCGCAAGCAGAGACTTTCTCGCGCAAGTTCCTTGACGGCGTACAGGCATTCGTGCGGGAACGCGGCGGCCAGGGGGTAATCTGGCTCAAGCCCGGTCCCGAGGGATTCAAGGCATCGATCAAGGTGGAGTCCAACCGGATCGAGACCTTCTTTGATCAGCAACAGATCCCCGAAAACCACATCGTTTTCCTTTTGGGAGGCAAACGGGATGAAGTCCTTTCCCTGCTGGGCAACCTGCGCAACCACCTGGGCGCCGGCATGGCGGACCCGGAACAACAATCCTTCCTGTGGGTAACCGATTTCCCCCTGTTTTTCCACAACGAGGAGGAGAACCGCCTCGATTCCCACCACCACCCCTTTACCGCCCCGCGTGAATCGGATATCCCCCGCTTGAAAAGCGAGCCCCTCTCGGTGTTGTCCGTCGCTTATGACCTGGTCCTCAACGGCGTTGAGATCGGGGGCGGCAGCCGCCGCATCCACGATGCCGGGCTGCAACGCGAAGTACTTCACTTGCTCGGTTTGAGCGACAAGGAAATTGAGGAAAAATTCGGATTCTTTGTAAACGCCCTGCAATACGGCGCCCCTCCCCACCTGGGCATCGCCCTGGGATTGGATCGCATCCTCATGCTTATGACCGGCGCCGCGTCGATCCGCGACCTGATCGCGTTTCCCAAAACCACCTCATCGCTCTGTCTGTTGACCGGATCGCCGTCAACGGTTCCTGACAAACTGCTCCACGATTTGGGTCTGCGCCTGGATAAATCCAGGGCATAA